Within the Acidobacteriota bacterium genome, the region TTACCATCTGCCTCTACACCCCATCTCTTGCGATTTCGTGCGGCGGTGCGCCGGCCCGCCAACCGGGCGCCGCTTGCCGGTAACCCTTTGAGTCGGCCTGATCTATGTCCAGCTTAGTCCTCTCGCACTACTATGCCGTGCAGGAGCCTCCCGAGGATGTCCGCTCCCGTGATGATGCGTTTTCTGTCCGCCCAGACCAGTATGATGTCCTTGTCAATGACTTGATCGTCGGGCGTCTGTGGTTCCACTCGTAACCGGTGCAGCACGTCACCGAGGGCGACGGCCTCGTCGGTGACGATGACGGGACGGTGGCAAAACCTGCCGGGGTCGCATCGGCCGGACTCGAACAGCGCCGTTCTGAGGAGTCCGTCGGCATCCAGCACCAGCCGGGGTTGCCCGTCCGTACTCGTTATGACCACCCATTTCCTGCCCGACCTCTGCACCCGTTGCAGGAACAGGTCCGTGGCCGAACGCGTGATCTCCGGGAACACCGGCAGGTCGGCCCGCCAGGGCAGGGCGACCACGCTTTCGGGATCGATTAGTTGACCTTCCTGGTAGACCGGCAGGTCGTCAAGGGCCAGGAAGTTGAGCGCGCCGAGTCCTTCCAGGCGGTCAATGTCGGCCTCGTCGGCCTCGATGTGTTTCTTTATGACCTCTCGGAGCTGATGTTCTCGAAAGTAGTGGATTCCCTCGCGACCCAGCCACCAGTCGAGCAGCGTGGCGGTGGGTCTTGCCACCGGGTAGAGCACGAACTGGTAGAAGCGAATGACCGGCGAGAGGAGCGCCGCCATGCGAAGGGCGTGCCGCGAGAAGTAGGCCTGGGGCACGATCTCTCCGATGAACGTGATCAGGAACGTGGAGAAAATGAACGCGTACACTCCGGCCAGCACGGAGTTGGAGAGCAGGGCCAGCAGGGTGTTGAAGGCGACGTTGCCCCACAGAATGGTGGTCAGAAGAAAGTGTGAGTCCCGACGCAGGTGCAGGGCCTTTTCGGCAACGTGGTTCCCGGCCGCGACCTCCACCTCCAGGCGGAGTCTGGTGACGCCGAAAAGAGCCAGGTTCAGGCCGGAAAACACGGCTGAGTGAAGGAGGCACCCGCAGATTGCCGCCCAGACAAAGGTGGTCACGTCACTTCTCCTCTTTCTCGCGCTCGACAATGTATGCAGACAATCTCTCGATCCGCGTCTTTGTCTGCTGCGACTTCGTTTCGAGGGCCTGTCTTTCAGCCTCGTCAGAGGCGGCGTCAAGGGCTGTCTTCAGGTTGTTCAGTTCCTCTCTGAGGTCCTGGAGTCGCTGCTGGAGCCTGCCCAGGGATTCAGCTTCCTCGGCCTTGTCGAAAACCACGGCCTCCGGCAGCTCCTTCGTCTCCGGCTCGGCGGGGGCGACGGGGGACGGTTTGGGGATGAAGCGTCGGTCGGGGGTCATCACGCGCTGGTTCATGAAGGTGGGCGACACGATCTCGATACCCGCCTCGTGCAGTCGGTCGAGCATCATTTCGCGCAACCGGGAGCGTGTCGACAGCAGGCTCTTGACCTCGGGCAGAAGCCCGGCGATTCGATAGGTGACGGAGAAGTCTCCCAGGTTCAGGATATGGACAAAGGGTTCCTGCAGGCCGGCCTCCTGTGCGGCCGCCATGAGCGAGCGATCGACGTCGGCGCGCGGAACGTCGTACCCCAGTGACACATCGGCCGTGATCAGGGTTCCCGATGAACGGATGACCTTGACCGGGTTCGTGACCAGGTACAGGTTGGGCATGGTCGTGAGGTCCCGATCCTCGGTCTGGATCTCCACGTGAAAAAGTCCTCTCTCGGAGACCCTTCCGAAATACTCTCCGACGCGCACGAAATCGCCCAGCCGGAAGTTCCTGACGGCGCGGAGCATCAAACCGGCCATGATGTTGCCGACAAAGGTCGTCGCCGAGAGAGCTATGGCGGCGCTCAGGAGCAGGCCCAGCAGGCTGAGCAGCTGCCCTACCGTTGATTCGCTCACCGGCAGCGTCAGGACTACCGCCAGCAAACCAACAAAGGATAGTATGAGAATGATAAGTTGAAGGCGGAACTGGTGCCCGGGGGAACCGGCAAACCGTTTCGTAAGGACATAGCGAACGGCCAGAATGACGGCCACTGCTAACACGATGGTCGCCCCGGTGGGGAGCAGGCCGGTCAGCTTGTCCAGGATTGTTTCAAGTTGGTCCATATCACAATCTCTCTCCGTTAACCGTGAGGCTCACGACCTCAGCCTGGCCCGGCCGGCTTGCGTACCATGCGCCTGGGTGATACCACTTGACAAGAACAGCCCACGGTGCGGTTTTCGGTGCACAGCACATCATCGTACCTCGGCTGGATGACCTGCCGGTCACAAACAACGTTGCCGCCGTCCCTGACCCCGAAGAGATTGCGTTGGGAAGCAATCGGCAACGGCACCCGGCACTATTCCACGAAATATAGCCTGCCGGGCCAGCAGTGAGAAAGGAGAAAATCAATGGATCTTCGGACTGAAGGTCCGACGGATCAGTGGGTCCTTCTGGCTCGCGGCAATCTCAAGCCGACCCACAGGAATTTCTTTCGCAACCTGACCGCATGGCTCGCAGGCATGCCGGGGCTTGTCCTCGCCTTGAACGTGCTGGGCTTGAAGGGCCTGGCGACGAGCCTGGTAGCGGGCGGGGGCATTACCGCCGTCGTGCCGGGTTTCGCGTTTCGGCAGATCGCCGAGAACTTCCTGGCCGGGTTTTTTCCGGCTTTCAGCCGGCCGTTTGAGATCGGGGACCTGATAGAATCCGGAGACCTGCAAGGCACTGTAACGAGCACCGAGATGCGGTCGATGCACGTTCGCGCGGTGAACGGCCGGGATGTTTTCATTCCCAGTTCCCAGATCTTTAACATCCCGCTGATCAACTACACAAGTTAACACAGGTCGGGTTCGGAACCTGCTGAAAGGGGGTGAGAAACCGACACCAGGAGCGTTTGGCCGGTGGCGCAGGGAAAATGGCCGGCAGGCCAAAGCTCCCCGGCCTGAAATATCGTTGACTTTATTGCCGTGGGTAGTATACTTATTTATAGAGTATAGCCCGTCATCAATCTGCTATCGCCCCGTGTGCTGACACCGGAATTGATGAGTTCGCGCGAGGGGCCACAAGATTCTTCTAGCACGCGCAAGTGCTTCTCGAAAAGCGAAGCCAAATATCTGAGCCGGATTGCAGATTGAAAACATACCACGGGAGGCAGAGATGAAACACGTTCTCAAATCAGGCTGTATCCTGGCACTGTGGCTGGTTGCCGGGGTGGTGCTGGTCATAACTGATGCCCTGGCTGATGAACCACTATTCGCCGCAAGGATCGACTACGCGGTAGGACTTAATCCCGGGTCTGTTTTTTCGATTGATTTGGACGGGGATGGTGACAATGACCTCGCGGTAGCTAACTCGTACTCTGACAATGTCTCCATCCTGAAGAACAACGGTGACGGGACGTTTCAAACCGCGGTGGACTACGGCGCAGGAGATTATCCATACTCTGTTTTTTCCATTGATCTTGACGGGGATGGTGACAATGACCTGGCGGTAGCGAACGCTTGGTCTGACAATGTTTCCATTCTGAAGAATAACGGTGACGGGACGTTTCAAACCGCGGTGGACTACGGCGCAGGAGATTGTCCATGGTCTGTTTTTTCCATTGATCTTGACGGGGATGGTGACAATGATCTCGCGGTGGCTAACTTGTACTCTGGCGATGTTTCCATTCTGAAGAATAACGGTGACGGGACCTTTCAAACCGCGGTGGACTATGGCGCAGGAGATTATCCGACATCTGTCTTCGCAATTGATCTTGACGGGGATGGTGACAATGACCTCGCGGTAGCGAACGAGGGCTCTAACAATGTTTCCATTCTGAAGAATAACGGTAACGGGACCTTTCAAACCGCGGTGGACTATGGCGCAGGAGATGGTGCACGGTCTGTTTTTTCCATTGATCTTGACGGGGATGGTGATGATGATCTGGCGACAGCAAACTTGGAGTCTGACAATGTCTCCATTCTGAAGAATAACGGTGACGGGACCTTTCAAACCGCGGTCGACTATGGCGCAGGGAATGAACCTCACTCTGTCTTCTCGATTGATCTTGACGGGGATGGTGACAATGACCTGGCGACAGCTAACTGGGGCTCTGACAATGTCTCCATTCTCAAGAATAACGGTGATGGGACCTTTCAAAGCGCGGTCGCTTACGGCGCAGGATCTTGTCCGTTCTCTGTCTTCTCGATTGATCTTGACGGAAATGGTGACAATGACCTGGCGGTGGCGAACTTCTACTCTCACAATGTTTCCATTCTGAAGAACAACGGTGACGGGACGTTTCCAACCGCGGTCGCTTACGGCGCAAGAAATGGTCCATGGTCTGTCTTCTCGATTGATCTTGACGGGGATGGTGACAATGACCTGGCGGTGGCAAACCGCAACTCTGACAATGTCTCCATCCTGAAGAACAACGGTGACGGGACGTTTGAAACCGCAGTCGACTATGGCGCAGGGAATGAACCTCACTCTGTCTTCTCGATTGATCTTGACGGGGATGGTGACAATGACCTGGCGACAGCAAACTATGACTCCGACAATGTCTCCATTCTGAAGAACAACGGTGACGGGACCTTTCAAACCGCGGTCGCTTACGGCGCAGGAAATGGTCCATGGTCTGTTTTTTCCATTGATCTTGACGGTGATGGTGACAATGACCTGGCGGTAGCCAACTATGTCTCCGACAATGTTTCCATCCTGAAGAACAACGGTGACGGGACGTTTGAAGCCGCGGTCGCTTACGGTGCAGGAAATGGTCCCGTGTCTGTTTTTTCCATTGATCTTGACGGGGATGGTGGCAATGACCTGGCGACAGCAAACTATGACTCCGACAATGTCTCCATTCTTCTTAACCTGGGAATGTCCTGCTGTGTGGGGGTTACGGGTAACGTGGACGGTGACCCGGGTGAAATTGTGGATATCGGTGACCTGACATATCTCATCCGCTACCTTTTCATCCCGCCCAACGACCCGCCCGTTTGTATGCTGGAAGCGAATATCGACGGGGATCCGGGAGAAGTCGTGGACATAGGCGACCTGACGGCGCTGATCGACTACCTGTTTATCAGCAACACGCCCCCGGCGGACTGCCCGTAACGAGCATGTAGGCCACAGCCGGTGCGGAGGGCGCATGAATAGCCATAAGATGCTTTTGCTGAAGTAGGGCTAGTTATCCGAGATTATCGAAAGGGCAGGCCCGGTGGGTCTGCCCTTTACATATTTAATGCGCTACTTTCCGACGGGTTGCATCTTCGACGCCCGAGCGGCCTGCATTGTCCTGAAGCGCGGCAGAGCAGGGACGGCGTATGGATAACAGGTCGTCGTTGGTTTGCTATGCTTGCGATGATTTCCAGTTCAGGGCTAACAATACAAAACATACCCTTTAAGTCTTGTATGACAGATACTAAGGTAGATTTTTTTCAAAAATCATATTGACACTATCAACAGGCGACGCTATGGTTCACTAAGGTCAGTGCGCTAACACAACTTCACGTAACGATAGCAAACATCGCGCTGGACCGTAATCGAATCGCCATGAGTGGGAACCCCGAAGACGTGACAACAACGGCCAGGTTTATCCAGGGATACCGGCGATTGGTCGAAGAATTCCCCTCGTCCGAACTGGTTGACGGGTCACAATTGAGCCGTCAGGTCCAGTCCGGGGTCGACAAGACAGGCGATGGAATACCCATCTTGTCCGATATTGATGTCAATTTCAGACAGTCATCGATGAGCCGGTTCTCCCGGGAGTTGGGGGCACTTTTATTGTCGCACGAAAGTGAATGTTTTCACAAGGTCGGTTCCGTTTTTTCGCGCTCTGAGGTGCCGGCGGAGGCTCTGTCGTCCTTTGCGCAGGGGAGGCTGCGCGGGGACAGTTCATGCCTGGTCGAGTTGGGTGACGGGCACGATCTGGGTCCGGACACGCTGACGTTCTTCGGAACCTACCTGGTACGGCCCATCCGGGTGCTTGTGCGCGCGCAGTTTGAGCAAAGTTCATCGGCGGGCGACTGGTCACTGGGCTACTGTCCCGTCTGCGGGCTATGGCCGCCGATGGCGCGGTTGGAGCCGGAGGTGGGCCGACGGTTCCTGTGGTGTATCGGCTGCGACGGCCAGTGGCAGTTTCCGCGAATACGCTGTCCGTTCTGCCTGGAGAGGGACCAGGAGAAGCTTGGATATCTGACGGTTGACGGCTGGCCCGGATACCGTGTGTATACCTGTGACAGTTGCGGCCGTTACATCAAGTGTCGCGACGAGCGGCGTCCCCGTGACCTTATCAGTATGGATATGGACACGGACTACCTGTCCACGTTTTCTCTCGATACCGCGGCCGGCAACGAGGGTTATCGCAGCAATGAGACGGGCCGTGCTGCATTCGGCGCAGCCGAAAGGGCGGCTGCCACTACCTACCGGGAAAAAGCAATTCACGCATAGACGCTGGCAGTATTATCTAAGGAGGAGGGTTCATGAGCGTATCACGACGTCAGTTCCTGAAACGAAGCACGGCCGGTCTGGCCTCGGGCGTATCCCTGTTCGGGATGTCCGAGGGGATTGCGGCGCGGCCGCTCGTTTCGACCGAGCTGACACTCAAGACGAGCAAGTCAAAGGAGACGACTACCATCTGTCCTTACTGCGGCGTGGGTTGCGGCCAGATCGTTGCGGTCAGGGAAGGAAAGGTCGTCAACATCGAAGGTGATCCGGACCATCCCATAAACGAGGGTGCGGTTTGCAGCAAGGGAGGCGCGCTCT harbors:
- a CDS encoding DUF21 domain-containing protein, which gives rise to MTTFVWAAICGCLLHSAVFSGLNLALFGVTRLRLEVEVAAGNHVAEKALHLRRDSHFLLTTILWGNVAFNTLLALLSNSVLAGVYAFIFSTFLITFIGEIVPQAYFSRHALRMAALLSPVIRFYQFVLYPVARPTATLLDWWLGREGIHYFREHQLREVIKKHIEADEADIDRLEGLGALNFLALDDLPVYQEGQLIDPESVVALPWRADLPVFPEITRSATDLFLQRVQRSGRKWVVITSTDGQPRLVLDADGLLRTALFESGRCDPGRFCHRPVIVTDEAVALGDVLHRLRVEPQTPDDQVIDKDIILVWADRKRIITGADILGRLLHGIVVRED
- a CDS encoding mechanosensitive ion channel domain-containing protein; this translates as MDQLETILDKLTGLLPTGATIVLAVAVILAVRYVLTKRFAGSPGHQFRLQLIILILSFVGLLAVVLTLPVSESTVGQLLSLLGLLLSAAIALSATTFVGNIMAGLMLRAVRNFRLGDFVRVGEYFGRVSERGLFHVEIQTEDRDLTTMPNLYLVTNPVKVIRSSGTLITADVSLGYDVPRADVDRSLMAAAQEAGLQEPFVHILNLGDFSVTYRIAGLLPEVKSLLSTRSRLREMMLDRLHEAGIEIVSPTFMNQRVMTPDRRFIPKPSPVAPAEPETKELPEAVVFDKAEEAESLGRLQQRLQDLREELNNLKTALDAASDEAERQALETKSQQTKTRIERLSAYIVEREKEEK
- a CDS encoding mechanosensitive ion channel domain-containing protein, which encodes MDLRTEGPTDQWVLLARGNLKPTHRNFFRNLTAWLAGMPGLVLALNVLGLKGLATSLVAGGGITAVVPGFAFRQIAENFLAGFFPAFSRPFEIGDLIESGDLQGTVTSTEMRSMHVRAVNGRDVFIPSSQIFNIPLINYTS
- a CDS encoding FG-GAP-like repeat-containing protein, which gives rise to MKHVLKSGCILALWLVAGVVLVITDALADEPLFAARIDYAVGLNPGSVFSIDLDGDGDNDLAVANSYSDNVSILKNNGDGTFQTAVDYGAGDYPYSVFSIDLDGDGDNDLAVANAWSDNVSILKNNGDGTFQTAVDYGAGDCPWSVFSIDLDGDGDNDLAVANLYSGDVSILKNNGDGTFQTAVDYGAGDYPTSVFAIDLDGDGDNDLAVANEGSNNVSILKNNGNGTFQTAVDYGAGDGARSVFSIDLDGDGDDDLATANLESDNVSILKNNGDGTFQTAVDYGAGNEPHSVFSIDLDGDGDNDLATANWGSDNVSILKNNGDGTFQSAVAYGAGSCPFSVFSIDLDGNGDNDLAVANFYSHNVSILKNNGDGTFPTAVAYGARNGPWSVFSIDLDGDGDNDLAVANRNSDNVSILKNNGDGTFETAVDYGAGNEPHSVFSIDLDGDGDNDLATANYDSDNVSILKNNGDGTFQTAVAYGAGNGPWSVFSIDLDGDGDNDLAVANYVSDNVSILKNNGDGTFEAAVAYGAGNGPVSVFSIDLDGDGGNDLATANYDSDNVSILLNLGMSCCVGVTGNVDGDPGEIVDIGDLTYLIRYLFIPPNDPPVCMLEANIDGDPGEVVDIGDLTALIDYLFISNTPPADCP
- a CDS encoding formate dehydrogenase accessory protein FdhE, producing the protein MSGNPEDVTTTARFIQGYRRLVEEFPSSELVDGSQLSRQVQSGVDKTGDGIPILSDIDVNFRQSSMSRFSRELGALLLSHESECFHKVGSVFSRSEVPAEALSSFAQGRLRGDSSCLVELGDGHDLGPDTLTFFGTYLVRPIRVLVRAQFEQSSSAGDWSLGYCPVCGLWPPMARLEPEVGRRFLWCIGCDGQWQFPRIRCPFCLERDQEKLGYLTVDGWPGYRVYTCDSCGRYIKCRDERRPRDLISMDMDTDYLSTFSLDTAAGNEGYRSNETGRAAFGAAERAAATTYREKAIHA